The following proteins are co-located in the Carassius auratus strain Wakin chromosome 7, ASM336829v1, whole genome shotgun sequence genome:
- the LOC113105819 gene encoding E3 ubiquitin-protein ligase TRIM39-like has protein sequence MTSISSSLSGELLQCRICLEVLTDPVTTSCGHNFCNACIKACWESGQLYLCPLCKEGFDSKPELKINVAFQKVVDHYKVHQQPKELQHQTKSFHHILCDVCSENKLRAVKSCLQCVTSFCETHLTNHKTAPRLVRHKLIDPVDNLEDYICKNHDKPLEMFCRDDKTCLCLFCTETEHKTHNVVSIEEESVHKRVQLEKTQAEIKLMIQDRCNKIKEIKNLAKSIKRTNVRNKANKVELFTDLIHSIERCQSELLEVMEQKQTAAQNQAEELIKELEQEITELERRNTELEQLSHTEDHLHLLQVFSSVCSPPGVKSWTNVNINTDLLNTDILDKTLTCLKEKVNKELKIIHDITQPSVVHGINFNPPTSQPSTNRIFAPSHHSLVPKSSTAMEKIDTLKTQKSSLTEISNIKTSKNQTEGKIYFTLGKTDCGPRSANKAENINKQVKVSWFGLGLNTIQQLYGVDVILDPNTAHPKLFLSKDGKQVSHGGSWRDVPNNPERFDLSACVLGKDGYSCGRFYFVVQVGDKTEWDLGMARESIKRKGKITVCPEKGFWCIWLRNGGEYMANDYCPVPLSLKDKPQKVGVFVDYEEGLVSFYNVETKALIYSFTGQSFTEKIYPFFSPCNKRGDINSKPLIIHTA, from the exons ATGACTTCCATCAGTTCATCCCTCTCTGGTGAGCTGCTCCAGTGCCGTATATGTCTGGAGGTGCTCACTGACCCAGTCACCACTTcatgtggacacaacttctgTAATGCTTGTATAAAGGCATGCTGGGAGAGTGGACAGCTCTATCTTTGCCCTCTCTGTAAGGAAGGATTTGATAGTAAGccagaattgaaaataaatgtagcatttcaaAAGGTTGTTGACCATTACAAGGTGCATCAACAGCCAAAGGAACTCCAACACCAAACAAAATCGTTTCATCACATTTTATGCGACGTCTGCTCTGAAAACAAGCTAAGGGCAGTAAAGTCTTGTTTGCAGTGTGTAACATCTTTCTGTGAGACTCACCTGACCAATCATAAAACCGCACCAAGGCTTGTAAGGCACAAACTGATCGACCCCGTGGACAACCTGGAAGATTATATCTGCAAAAATCATGATAAACCACTGGAGATGTTCTGCAGGGACGATAAGACCTGTCTGTGTCTGTTTTGCACTGAAACAGAACATAAAACTCACAATGTTGTTTCTATTGAAGAAGAAAGTGTACACAAGAGG GTCCAACTGGAAAAGACACAGGCAGAAATAAAGCTGATGATCCAGGACAGATGTAATAAGATTAAGGAGATAAAAAACTTGGCAAAGTCCATCAAG AGGACCAATGTgagaaataaagcaaataaagttGAGCTGTTTACTGATTTGATCCACTCCATTGAGAGATGTCAGTCTGAGCTGCTGGAGGTGATGGAGCAGAAGCAGACAGCAGCACAGAATCAGGCTGAAGAGCTGATTAAAGAGCTGGAGCAGGAAATCACTGAACTGGAGAGAagaaacactgagctggagcagctctcacacactgaagATCACCTGCACCTCCTACAG GTCTTCTCATCTGTGTGCAGCCCCCCAGGAGTCAAGAGCTGGACTAACGTCAACATTAACACAGATCTACTTAACACAGACATTCTGGATAAAACTCTTACTTGCCTCAAGGAAAAAGTCAACAAGGAACTGAAAATAATCCATGATATCA CTCAACCATCTGTTGTTCACGGAATCAACTTCAATCCCCCAACATCACAACCTTCAACCAATAGGATATTTGCTCCCTCCCATCATTCACTGGTACCTAAAAGTTCTACAGCTATGGAGAAAATAGATACGTTGAAAACACAGAAGAGCAGCCTGACagagatttcaaatattaaaacaagcaaaaatcaGACAGAGGGCAAAATCTACTTTACTCTGGGTAAAACAGACTGTGGCCCTCGCTCGGCGAATAAAGcagaaaatattaataagcaaGTGAAGGTTTCATGGTTTGGTCTGGGTCTAAATACAATACAACAACTTTACGGAG TGGATGTGATTTTGGATCCTAACACAGCTCATCCTAAACTCTTCCTGTCTAAAGATGGGAAACAAGTGAGTCATGGTGGATCCTGGAGAGATGTTCCCAATAACCCTGAGAGATTTGACTTGTCTGCTTGTGTCCTGGGAAAGGATGGGTATTCCTGTGGGAGGTTTTACTTTGTGGTCCAAGTCGGTGATAAGACTGAATGGGACTTAGGGATGGCTCGGGAGTCCATTAAGAGAAAGGGGAAAATAACAGTGTGCCCAGAGAAAGGATTTTGGTGTATTTGGCTTAGAAATGGGGGTGAATATATGGCTAATGATTATTGTCCCGTTCCTCTTTCTCTGAAAGACAAACCCCAGAAAGTGGGggtgtttgtggattatgaggagGGTCTGGTCTCCTTCTACAATGTGGAGACCAAGGCTCTTATCTACTCCTTCACTGGTCAGTCTTTCACTGAAAAAATCTA